A genomic region of Nitrosococcus halophilus Nc 4 contains the following coding sequences:
- a CDS encoding type II toxin-antitoxin system HicB family antitoxin, whose translation MEDKFDGFAVNLYRDEEGDWLAHFVEMPEVSAFADTPERALNELAIAWEGIKESYRKHGEEVPVAPSRKEYSGQFNVRIDKRLHRKLAMEAARAGISLNALVAQKLAESVEHCKESSNQKQR comes from the coding sequence ATGGAAGATAAATTTGATGGCTTTGCAGTCAACCTCTACCGGGATGAAGAAGGCGATTGGCTTGCGCATTTTGTCGAAATGCCTGAGGTTTCAGCGTTTGCCGATACCCCCGAGCGAGCATTAAACGAATTGGCCATAGCCTGGGAAGGAATTAAAGAGAGCTATCGCAAACATGGGGAAGAGGTCCCCGTCGCGCCATCTCGCAAAGAGTATAGCGGCCAATTTAACGTGAGGATTGATAAGCGTTTGCATCGCAAGCTTGCGATGGAGGCCGCGAGAGCTGGGATCAGTCTGAACGCACTGGTGGCGCAAAAGCTGGCCGAGAGTGTGGAGCATTGCAAAGAATCCAGCAATCAGAAGCAGCGTTAG
- a CDS encoding GspH/FimT family pseudopilin produces the protein MRRIHGFTLVELIITLAIAAILVTMAVPSFTNTIRNNRLVTDTNNLITAFNLARSEAIKRGVSSAICSGSESAGCGGNWNSGWIVFVDSDEDCAYTAGTDTLLRVYEGLENSTLEVKQDSSSETCTAFNSRGMNTTAEFDKELTFTLCSPGLGKTRILSISPLGRTNKSEGAC, from the coding sequence ATGAGGCGCATCCATGGATTTACCCTCGTTGAATTAATCATAACATTAGCCATTGCCGCCATTTTAGTGACTATGGCGGTACCTTCATTTACCAACACAATACGGAACAACCGTTTGGTTACGGATACCAATAACCTCATTACGGCCTTTAATCTGGCCCGGAGTGAGGCTATCAAGCGCGGCGTATCGTCGGCTATCTGCTCAGGAAGCGAATCCGCTGGCTGTGGAGGGAACTGGAACAGTGGTTGGATTGTGTTTGTCGATAGTGATGAAGACTGCGCCTATACCGCAGGGACAGATACCTTGCTACGGGTCTACGAGGGGTTAGAAAACAGCACCCTGGAAGTAAAACAGGATAGCAGTTCGGAAACTTGTACTGCCTTCAATTCTAGGGGCATGAATACAACCGCCGAATTCGATAAGGAGTTGACCTTCACTTTATGTAGCCCAGGTCTGGGAAAAACCAGAATATTAAGCATTAGCCCCTTAGGTCGGACGAACAAATCAGAAGGCGCGTGCTGA
- a CDS encoding AAA family ATPase, producing the protein MSIILIGGEKGGTGKTTLSANLAAQRANAGHDVLLVDTDIQGSASYWAATREENGTSPRVNSIQKFGKALASELQDLAKRYEDIIVDAGGRDSVELRAALVVADRVYAPIQASQFDVWTLDRMDSLVAQAQSLNQDLNAWVVINRASPNPSVGEAKEAQNILAEFEHLNLARTIICDRIAYRKAARDGLSVSEVHPQDTKAAAEIDFFYREVYGNDESPNTQTI; encoded by the coding sequence ATGAGCATCATTTTGATCGGTGGCGAGAAGGGCGGAACAGGGAAGACAACGCTATCGGCGAACTTGGCTGCCCAGCGCGCCAATGCGGGTCATGATGTCTTGCTAGTGGATACCGATATCCAGGGTAGCGCGAGCTACTGGGCCGCTACACGGGAGGAAAATGGGACCAGTCCGCGTGTGAACTCTATCCAGAAATTTGGTAAGGCCTTGGCTAGTGAGCTTCAAGACCTCGCTAAGCGTTATGAGGACATCATTGTGGATGCAGGTGGCCGCGACTCGGTGGAACTGCGTGCTGCTTTGGTCGTTGCTGATCGGGTTTATGCCCCGATCCAGGCTTCGCAGTTTGATGTATGGACCTTGGATCGAATGGACAGTCTTGTTGCGCAAGCCCAAAGCTTGAATCAGGATCTCAATGCCTGGGTGGTGATCAACCGCGCGAGCCCAAATCCTTCTGTGGGCGAGGCAAAAGAGGCTCAAAATATCTTGGCGGAATTTGAGCACTTAAACCTAGCACGAACGATTATCTGCGACAGGATAGCCTACCGGAAAGCTGCCCGTGACGGCCTTTCTGTCTCTGAAGTTCATCCACAGGATACCAAGGCGGCCGCCGAGATCGACTTTTTTTACCGAGAGGTATATGGGAATGATGAGTCGCCTAACACGCAAACCATCTAG
- a CDS encoding ParA family protein, giving the protein MTKTTTIALANQKGGVGKTTTVVNLAYALSQQGKRVLAVDMDPQASLTLYCGHDPRALEQQKHTIYWGLMKDSGLANLVIAGSPSLLPSSIQLAKAEPEFAREWDSISILKEKLRGIRNDYDFVLIDCPPTLTLLTINALTTADTVLIPVKTDYLSIMGIPLMLETIEDVRRRPNPRLEIVGVLPTMFDVRNSHDNEALAELRNSLEPDIHVFDPINRSTSFDKSAAEGRSTLELLPKAPAAQNYFQLADLLVAHYG; this is encoded by the coding sequence ATGACAAAAACTACAACTATTGCTTTAGCAAACCAAAAAGGAGGCGTAGGAAAAACCACTACAGTGGTCAACCTAGCCTATGCTCTCTCCCAGCAAGGAAAACGCGTGCTGGCAGTAGATATGGATCCCCAAGCAAGCCTCACCCTCTACTGTGGCCATGACCCCAGAGCACTAGAACAGCAAAAGCACACAATCTATTGGGGGTTAATGAAGGATAGTGGTCTTGCCAACCTAGTGATCGCCGGCAGCCCCTCACTCCTTCCTTCAAGTATTCAGTTAGCTAAAGCAGAGCCGGAATTTGCACGAGAGTGGGACTCAATCTCAATTCTTAAAGAAAAATTGCGTGGAATCCGAAATGATTACGACTTCGTCCTAATTGACTGCCCGCCGACCCTCACCTTGCTTACCATCAATGCTCTTACCACAGCCGATACGGTATTGATACCCGTCAAAACTGACTATCTCTCAATCATGGGTATTCCTCTGATGTTAGAAACCATCGAGGACGTGAGGCGGCGCCCCAACCCACGCCTCGAGATCGTCGGTGTGTTACCGACCATGTTTGATGTGCGCAATAGTCACGACAATGAAGCTCTTGCTGAACTTCGCAACTCTTTGGAGCCGGATATTCACGTCTTTGATCCTATTAACCGCAGCACTAGCTTTGATAAATCAGCGGCAGAAGGGCGTTCCACTCTTGAGCTTCTCCCAAAAGCCCCTGCGGCACAGAATTACTTCCAGTTAGCCGATCTTCTGGTGGCACACTATGGCTAA
- a CDS encoding ParB/RepB/Spo0J family partition protein codes for MAKKTSPLAGKINRNVFFHTSLDLPRIIEIDLKNLRENPDQPRKVFDETALQELADSIEQHELIQPIAVAPDPENEDGYIVVAGERRFRAFKQLGRETIPAIVTQGNHDEIALIENLQRVDLNPLEEAEALEQIMDRYDYTQIELSKVIGKARNTVNELLRLNTLPQEIKEEYRSRTSDSVVSKSVLIELTRIKNKDKQLKLWEELKAGATVRVARKAKREGTANKMSSSPAMQLLSAGRRFTKKLEGIAAHDLNNEQFSTLLELREKIDNLINTLEEKGDRRF; via the coding sequence ATGGCTAAAAAAACTTCACCCCTTGCCGGGAAGATTAATCGAAATGTTTTTTTTCACACCTCCCTAGACCTGCCACGCATCATCGAAATAGACCTTAAAAATCTCAGGGAAAATCCAGATCAGCCCCGTAAAGTCTTTGATGAAACAGCATTGCAAGAGCTTGCTGACTCCATAGAACAACACGAATTGATTCAGCCTATCGCAGTTGCACCAGATCCCGAGAATGAAGACGGTTACATTGTGGTAGCTGGTGAGCGCCGGTTTCGCGCTTTTAAGCAACTTGGGCGTGAGACTATCCCAGCCATTGTTACTCAAGGGAACCATGATGAGATCGCCTTAATTGAAAACCTCCAACGTGTGGACCTGAATCCGCTTGAAGAAGCTGAAGCGCTAGAACAAATTATGGACCGCTATGACTACACTCAAATTGAGCTAAGCAAAGTAATTGGTAAAGCCAGGAATACCGTTAATGAGCTCTTGCGTCTCAATACGCTGCCTCAGGAGATTAAAGAGGAATATCGGAGTCGGACGTCCGACTCTGTAGTGTCGAAGTCAGTACTCATTGAGCTTACTAGGATAAAGAACAAAGACAAACAGCTGAAGCTGTGGGAAGAGCTAAAGGCAGGGGCTACCGTGCGGGTTGCGAGGAAAGCAAAAAGAGAGGGAACAGCAAATAAGATGTCATCCTCTCCCGCCATGCAGCTGCTTTCTGCTGGAAGAAGATTTACAAAAAAGCTGGAGGGAATTGCTGCTCACGACTTAAACAATGAGCAATTCTCTACGCTGCTTGAGCTACGCGAAAAAATAGATAATTTAATTAATACCTTAGAGGAAAAGGGTGACAGGCGATTTTAA
- a CDS encoding tyrosine-type recombinase/integrase, which translates to MEKKAVDFWQARKDFLAHLHYTKGYSQGTCYGYNSDLGIWGRWLEEADKDWRQATHVDTEQFVAWQMRERGTKAHIVARRSSCLGSFYKWAMKNALVESDPIYLADKPKRPYRIPIWLEKEEQLAFQEAVRRVDDLPENIFGRPREHIKAIRRRYDFLFGLILNSGLRISEALAVKIRDVRIVNGVAKSVRVIGKGNRERLVPLPEAFGQVFGAWLQGRGGDDFVFAKAPGEKPPGPHAVRTYLRRLIERAGIDKPVTPHKLRHTYATRLLEAGAELVDIQVLLGHVDLSTTQIYTHVSEERMAGVVAKL; encoded by the coding sequence ATGGAGAAAAAAGCCGTGGATTTCTGGCAGGCACGAAAAGACTTCCTCGCGCATCTGCACTACACCAAGGGGTACAGCCAAGGGACCTGCTATGGCTACAACTCGGATCTAGGCATCTGGGGCCGGTGGCTGGAAGAAGCCGACAAGGACTGGCGTCAGGCGACCCATGTGGACACCGAGCAGTTTGTGGCGTGGCAGATGCGGGAGCGGGGCACGAAAGCACATATCGTGGCCCGCCGCTCCAGCTGCTTGGGCTCGTTTTACAAATGGGCCATGAAAAACGCCTTGGTGGAGTCGGACCCCATCTATCTGGCTGATAAACCCAAGCGCCCCTATCGCATTCCTATCTGGCTGGAGAAGGAAGAGCAGCTGGCTTTCCAGGAAGCTGTCCGACGGGTTGACGATTTGCCCGAGAACATCTTCGGGCGTCCCCGGGAGCATATCAAAGCGATCCGACGCCGCTATGATTTCCTGTTTGGCCTTATTCTCAACAGCGGCCTGCGCATCAGCGAAGCCCTGGCGGTGAAAATCCGGGATGTGCGGATAGTGAACGGTGTGGCCAAATCCGTGCGGGTCATCGGTAAGGGAAACCGGGAACGGCTAGTGCCTTTGCCGGAGGCCTTCGGGCAAGTGTTCGGGGCCTGGCTACAGGGGAGGGGAGGAGACGACTTCGTATTCGCTAAGGCTCCAGGGGAAAAACCACCTGGACCCCATGCGGTGCGAACCTATCTGCGGCGGCTCATTGAGCGGGCGGGCATCGACAAGCCAGTGACCCCCCACAAGCTGCGCCACACCTACGCTACGCGGCTATTGGAGGCGGGTGCTGAGTTGGTGGATATTCAGGTCTTGCTGGGGCATGTGGATTTGTCCACCACCCAGATTTACACCCACGTAAGCGAAGAGCGGATGGCCGGGGTGGTGGCGAAGTTGTAG
- a CDS encoding lamin tail domain-containing protein — protein MGKRLLVLIFLLLPGISAQALTIASWNTKHLGWGTKRDWSATAAVVAPYDFVALQEVMSGAAVKRLVQALEQQTGADWSSLVSETSVGRSKRYQEFYAFIWREEVVDYVGGAVVYLDPGDLFAREPFAARFQTDNGQYRWTAATVHVIYGDSRDERRREARQLDDYVNWLEEEVAEGDPVILTGDFNLPPESAGFRDLARVLKPAIREGASTLSAKEGRYANLYDNIWYRPDALKIQETRIDRFPQRLGISHNLARKTVSDHAPVVIALGEPVSPQEELEGIQATSSPDRKSMLEIICVHPDAPGNDNNNLAGEWIKIKNFGPRRLDLTGWIVADEAGHEIALEGSLNSGQTLRVNSTALGRPIWNNSGDTAILHNPQSTVVSTLHYPGGRICEDR, from the coding sequence ATGGGTAAACGGCTGTTAGTCCTAATTTTTCTTCTTCTGCCTGGGATCTCGGCCCAGGCGCTCACTATTGCCAGCTGGAATACCAAGCACCTAGGGTGGGGGACCAAGCGGGACTGGAGTGCAACCGCGGCAGTAGTGGCCCCCTACGATTTCGTCGCTCTCCAGGAGGTGATGAGTGGGGCTGCCGTCAAACGCCTGGTCCAGGCTCTGGAGCAACAGACGGGAGCGGATTGGTCTTCACTAGTTTCGGAAACGAGCGTCGGGAGATCCAAGCGCTACCAAGAATTTTATGCTTTTATCTGGCGTGAAGAGGTCGTCGATTATGTGGGCGGCGCCGTGGTCTATTTGGATCCGGGTGATCTCTTTGCCCGCGAGCCTTTTGCCGCGCGATTTCAGACCGACAATGGTCAGTATCGCTGGACCGCGGCCACCGTGCACGTCATCTATGGAGATAGCCGGGATGAGCGCCGTCGAGAAGCGCGGCAGCTTGACGATTATGTGAATTGGCTGGAAGAAGAGGTAGCCGAAGGGGATCCGGTGATTCTGACGGGTGATTTTAATTTGCCCCCTGAATCAGCTGGATTCCGGGATCTGGCCAGAGTCCTAAAACCCGCTATCCGGGAAGGGGCGAGCACTTTATCCGCCAAAGAGGGCCGGTATGCCAATCTCTACGATAATATCTGGTACCGACCGGATGCCTTGAAAATCCAGGAAACCCGGATCGATCGTTTCCCTCAGCGCCTCGGAATAAGCCATAATCTGGCTCGGAAAACCGTCAGTGACCATGCCCCGGTGGTGATTGCACTAGGTGAGCCGGTATCTCCACAAGAAGAATTAGAGGGTATACAGGCAACATCTTCACCAGATAGAAAGTCGATGCTAGAGATTATCTGTGTGCATCCTGATGCTCCGGGAAATGATAATAACAACCTGGCAGGCGAGTGGATCAAGATCAAGAATTTTGGCCCCCGGCGTTTGGATTTAACTGGTTGGATAGTGGCGGATGAAGCAGGTCATGAGATTGCACTGGAGGGAAGTCTCAATTCTGGCCAAACCCTTCGGGTAAATTCTACGGCGCTAGGGCGGCCTATATGGAACAATTCGGGAGATACGGCGATTTTGCATAATCCACAGAGTACCGTGGTCTCAACACTGCACTATCCCGGCGGGCGAATTTGCGAGGATCGTTAG
- a CDS encoding restriction endonuclease has product MARRRSNVMEGMYDIFLRTPWWVSLLVAGAAYAALNFGLPAYIDDNNLFLKPLEQVGPLFAPWIAGFILLTGAFAQLGKRSRRKLLDRQSAIDSIRAMSWQSFEKLVGEFYRRQGYSVEERGGGGADGGVDLVLRRQGEVILVQCKQWKTRQVGVAKVRELYGVVASENATRGVLITCGQFTPDARAFAKGKSLELVDGTALLERVSKVQKHSKTDPAIASQQKRATHIAPDCPLCGKPMVLRKARKGSNAGKQFWGCKAFPQCRGVRNYP; this is encoded by the coding sequence ATGGCTCGTCGCCGATCCAATGTCATGGAAGGCATGTACGACATCTTTCTTCGGACACCTTGGTGGGTCAGCCTCTTAGTGGCAGGTGCAGCATATGCCGCTCTTAATTTTGGCCTGCCCGCCTACATCGATGACAACAATTTATTCTTAAAGCCACTGGAGCAGGTGGGTCCACTGTTCGCACCTTGGATAGCAGGCTTTATCTTGTTGACGGGCGCCTTTGCGCAGCTTGGCAAACGATCTCGCCGGAAATTACTGGATCGCCAATCGGCCATCGACTCGATCCGTGCCATGAGTTGGCAAAGCTTTGAAAAACTGGTGGGCGAGTTCTATCGACGGCAGGGGTATAGCGTGGAGGAACGCGGTGGTGGGGGCGCCGATGGCGGTGTTGATTTGGTATTGCGCCGGCAAGGCGAAGTCATTCTCGTTCAGTGCAAACAATGGAAAACTAGGCAGGTCGGGGTCGCTAAGGTGCGCGAACTCTACGGTGTGGTGGCTAGTGAAAATGCTACCCGGGGAGTCCTCATCACTTGTGGTCAATTCACTCCCGACGCTAGGGCCTTTGCCAAAGGAAAATCGCTGGAGCTGGTAGATGGGACAGCGCTGCTGGAGCGAGTAAGTAAAGTTCAAAAGCACAGCAAAACTGATCCAGCCATCGCCTCTCAGCAAAAACGCGCTACCCACATAGCTCCCGATTGTCCACTTTGCGGAAAACCGATGGTGCTCCGAAAAGCTCGGAAAGGAAGTAATGCCGGTAAACAGTTTTGGGGTTGTAAGGCATTTCCTCAGTGTAGAGGTGTAAGGAACTATCCATAG
- a CDS encoding WGR domain-containing protein, producing the protein MAEEWIYIQWEKGSRYYEARLHPDLWGCWVLTRIWGGKETQLGRIENFPCASYQEGRKQLAIIQARRKRHGYKMVIAKN; encoded by the coding sequence ATGGCTGAAGAATGGATCTACATTCAATGGGAAAAAGGGTCCCGTTATTATGAAGCGCGGCTCCATCCAGACCTCTGGGGCTGTTGGGTGCTGACTCGAATATGGGGAGGGAAAGAAACCCAGCTAGGACGGATAGAAAACTTTCCCTGCGCCAGCTATCAAGAGGGACGGAAGCAGCTCGCGATTATTCAGGCAAGGAGGAAACGGCATGGGTATAAAATGGTGATCGCCAAGAATTAG
- a CDS encoding Rap1a/Tai family immunity protein codes for MKQRRWQHCFLALLYLLLPPTLSADENVLDQGWFLNACQQALTKKIEAPETAFSSGYCYGYLEGLRHTGKIANDFVTRPELWGRQLWCIPEEESLEAVTQAVIAELKTPPGNGKASYPAAVMKSLKKRYPCP; via the coding sequence ATGAAACAGCGTCGATGGCAGCATTGCTTTCTTGCACTACTTTACCTTTTATTGCCCCCTACCCTTTCGGCAGATGAAAATGTTCTCGATCAAGGCTGGTTCCTTAACGCCTGCCAACAAGCACTCACGAAAAAGATAGAAGCGCCTGAAACTGCCTTCAGCAGTGGCTACTGCTATGGCTACCTAGAAGGCCTACGGCACACAGGAAAAATAGCGAACGATTTTGTCACTCGACCCGAGCTATGGGGCCGTCAACTCTGGTGCATCCCTGAAGAAGAAAGCCTTGAAGCAGTGACACAGGCTGTAATCGCCGAGCTGAAGACTCCTCCTGGCAACGGCAAAGCCTCCTACCCGGCCGCGGTCATGAAATCCTTGAAAAAACGCTATCCCTGCCCATAA
- a CDS encoding retropepsin-like aspartic protease family protein has translation MGLYDRDYMREKAQKLARARELLERSYEKPKRRIRIGAGLVGAGWLVILGLLALLFQYVLDMWNNPNQNPALTATAEGMQEVVLKRNRQGHYVVTGRINHQEVVFMLDTGATIVVVPETLAKDLGLVRGTPHTSKTASGVITGYRTMLDSVDIGGIVLRNIRASINPFAPDPQVLLGMSALSRLEFAQQGDILMLRKSYAE, from the coding sequence ATGGGGCTGTACGACCGTGACTATATGAGAGAAAAGGCGCAGAAATTAGCGCGTGCAAGGGAATTGCTGGAACGTTCTTATGAAAAGCCGAAAAGACGAATTAGAATCGGCGCTGGGTTGGTAGGTGCCGGCTGGTTGGTAATATTGGGTTTATTGGCGCTGCTATTTCAATATGTGCTCGATATGTGGAACAACCCAAACCAAAATCCAGCCCTCACTGCGACAGCCGAGGGCATGCAGGAAGTGGTCCTAAAGCGAAATCGGCAAGGGCACTACGTAGTGACAGGGCGCATCAACCATCAAGAGGTTGTCTTTATGCTCGACACCGGCGCTACTATTGTAGTAGTCCCTGAAACCCTCGCTAAAGATCTTGGCCTTGTCCGCGGGACGCCCCACACGAGCAAAACAGCAAGCGGCGTAATTACCGGCTACCGGACGATGTTGGATAGCGTCGATATTGGCGGAATAGTGTTAAGGAACATCCGCGCTAGTATTAATCCTTTTGCACCAGACCCGCAGGTGCTACTCGGAATGAGCGCCCTGTCCCGGCTTGAATTTGCCCAGCAAGGAGATATTCTGATGTTGAGGAAGAGCTATGCCGAGTAA
- a CDS encoding tyrosine-type recombinase/integrase: MRRALTPPLPVQEATASEEPEGALVRQHQRYIEAATAENTRRAYRSAIRHFERWGGRLPAEAPTVRAYLLAHAETLNPRTLSLRLTALRHWHQLQGFPDPTAVPEIRKLLQGIARQQGKPKRQAKAFRLEHLEAMVNHLARQSGLKACRDRALLLVGFFGAFRRSELVGVHLEHLQWEPEGILITVPRSKTDQRGEGRLKALPYGEGELCPVTALKAWLKVASIEAGPLFRRVNRWEAILDKPLHPAGVNLVLKAVASQVSLDFVPGLSSHSLRRSLATTAHRAGASFESIKRQGGWVHDGTVWEYIEEAQRFEENAAAVLLAKGRRQGQG; this comes from the coding sequence ATGCGCCGAGCTTTAACTCCTCCTCTACCCGTCCAGGAAGCCACCGCTTCTGAAGAGCCCGAAGGCGCCTTAGTCCGCCAGCACCAGCGCTATATTGAAGCGGCCACGGCGGAGAACACCCGGCGGGCTTACCGCTCGGCGATTCGTCATTTTGAGCGCTGGGGCGGCCGCTTGCCGGCAGAAGCCCCTACGGTGAGGGCTTACCTGCTGGCCCATGCCGAGACCCTCAATCCCCGCACCTTGTCGTTGCGGTTAACGGCCTTGCGTCACTGGCATCAACTTCAAGGATTTCCCGATCCCACGGCGGTACCGGAAATCCGTAAACTCCTCCAGGGCATCGCCCGTCAGCAGGGAAAACCCAAACGCCAAGCCAAGGCCTTTCGCCTAGAGCATCTGGAAGCGATGGTGAATCACCTCGCCAGGCAGTCGGGTCTTAAAGCCTGCCGGGACCGGGCCTTGCTGTTGGTGGGCTTTTTCGGGGCGTTTCGGCGCAGCGAATTGGTGGGGGTACACCTGGAGCACCTGCAGTGGGAGCCGGAAGGAATTCTCATCACCGTGCCCCGCTCGAAAACCGATCAACGCGGGGAAGGACGGCTGAAAGCCCTGCCCTACGGGGAAGGCGAGTTGTGCCCCGTCACGGCACTGAAGGCCTGGCTTAAGGTCGCTTCCATCGAAGCCGGTCCCCTCTTTCGACGCGTGAACCGCTGGGAAGCCATTCTGGACAAGCCTCTCCATCCAGCGGGCGTGAATCTTGTTTTGAAAGCCGTGGCCAGCCAGGTGAGTCTCGACTTCGTGCCGGGACTGAGCAGCCATAGCCTGCGTCGGAGTCTGGCCACCACGGCCCATCGTGCCGGGGCCTCCTTTGAATCCATCAAGCGTCAGGGAGGCTGGGTGCATGATGGGACAGTGTGGGAATACATCGAGGAGGCACAGCGGTTTGAAGAAAATGCGGCGGCGGTGTTGTTGGCCAAGGGGCGGAGACAGGGGCAGGGCTAA